A genomic window from Streptomyces brevispora includes:
- a CDS encoding geranyl diphosphate 2-C-methyltransferase, producing MTNTELTTAPTSTSVRIPRPATPYQGDIARYWDGEARPVNLRLGDVDGLYHHHYGIGEVDHSALGDTEDSASEKRLISELHRLESAQAEFLLGNLGDIKRDDTLVDAGCGRGGSMVMAHQRFGCKVEGVTLSAKQADFANGRAHELSLQDHVRARVCNMLAMPFETGSVAASWNNESSMYVDLHDLFAEHSRILEVGGRYVTITGCWNPRYGQPSKWVSQINAHFECNIHSRREYLRAMADNRLVPQAVIDLTPDTLPYWELRATSSLVTGIEDAFINSYRDGSFQYLLIAADRV from the coding sequence GTGACCAACACCGAACTCACCACCGCCCCCACCTCTACCTCCGTGCGCATCCCCCGCCCGGCGACGCCCTACCAGGGGGATATCGCCCGCTACTGGGACGGGGAGGCCAGGCCGGTGAACCTGCGTCTCGGCGATGTCGACGGCCTCTACCACCACCACTACGGCATCGGTGAGGTCGACCACTCCGCACTCGGCGACACCGAGGACAGTGCGAGCGAGAAGAGGCTGATCTCCGAGCTCCACCGACTGGAGTCGGCGCAGGCCGAGTTCCTCCTGGGGAACCTCGGTGACATCAAGCGTGACGACACCCTGGTGGACGCCGGCTGCGGCCGCGGCGGGTCGATGGTGATGGCGCACCAGCGCTTCGGATGCAAGGTCGAAGGTGTCACGCTGTCGGCCAAGCAGGCCGACTTCGCCAACGGGCGTGCCCATGAGCTCAGTTTGCAGGACCATGTCCGCGCCCGCGTCTGCAATATGCTCGCCATGCCGTTCGAGACCGGGTCGGTCGCGGCATCGTGGAACAACGAGTCGAGCATGTACGTCGACCTCCACGACCTCTTCGCCGAACACTCCCGCATCCTTGAGGTCGGCGGTCGCTACGTGACCATCACCGGCTGCTGGAACCCGCGGTACGGCCAGCCTTCGAAGTGGGTCTCGCAGATCAACGCGCACTTCGAGTGCAACATCCACTCGCGCCGGGAATACCTCCGGGCCATGGCCGACAACCGCCTCGTGCCGCAGGCCGTCATCGACCTCACTCCCGACACCCTGCCCTACTGGGAGTTGCGGGCTACGTCCTCGCTGGTCACGGGAATCGAGGACGCGTTCATCAACTCCTACAGGGACGGGTCCTTCCAGTACCTCCTCATCGCGGCCGACCGCGTCTGA
- a CDS encoding FBP domain-containing protein produces the protein MKAVTEQDIRTSFVNCSKGEAKRLPLPRDFEDLPWEDLDFLGWRDLSAPGRSYIVTEHDGRPAGITLRFPSQQRGFLHRSMCSLCLTTHPGSGVSLMTARKAGPAGREGNSVGLYMCTDLACSLYVRGKKAVAAGARFQESLTVEEQIARTSANLSAFVAKLFS, from the coding sequence ATGAAGGCCGTGACCGAGCAGGACATCCGCACATCGTTCGTCAACTGCTCCAAGGGGGAAGCCAAGCGTCTGCCGCTCCCCCGCGATTTCGAGGACCTGCCGTGGGAGGACCTGGACTTCCTCGGCTGGCGTGACCTTTCCGCTCCCGGGCGCAGCTACATCGTCACCGAGCACGACGGCCGGCCGGCGGGCATCACGCTCCGCTTCCCCTCCCAGCAGCGCGGCTTTCTGCACCGCAGCATGTGCTCGCTCTGTCTGACCACGCACCCGGGCAGCGGGGTTTCCCTGATGACCGCCCGCAAGGCCGGGCCGGCAGGGCGCGAGGGCAATTCGGTCGGCCTGTACATGTGCACCGATCTGGCCTGCTCGCTCTACGTCCGGGGGAAGAAGGCCGTGGCCGCCGGTGCCCGCTTCCAGGAGTCGTTGACGGTGGAGGAGCAGATCGCCCGCACCTCGGCCAATCTCTCCGCGTTCGTGGCCAAGCTCTTCAGCTGA
- a CDS encoding family 2 encapsulin nanocompartment cargo protein terpene cyclase: MPAPELPPPQSSLPEAASHFGAHILDAASARARDIKAATGGAPRVPSLPAPPAMSAPTLPIPGAPAVKTSAASAGLERILRGPDGLGTGSLRMILREETPTPAAAPAEGIPIPGLYYHPIPEPDPVRVEEVSRRIKSWALDEVALYPDDWEEEFDGFSVGRYMVGCHPDAPTVDHLMLATRLMVAENAVDDCYCEDHGGSPIGLGERLLLAHTALDPLHTAEEYQPGWAKSLHADAPRRAYRSAMEYFVRAAGPSQADRLRHDMARLHLGYLAEAAWAQSEHVPEVWEYLAMRQFNNFRPCPTITDTVGGYELPADLHAQAAMQKVIALAGNATTIVNDLYSYTKELDAPGRHLNLPVVISEREGLTDRDAYLKSVDIHNELMRDFETAAADLAVACPVLSVQRFLRGVAAWVDGNHHWHQSNTYRYSLPDFW, from the coding sequence ATGCCCGCGCCTGAGCTGCCACCTCCGCAGTCGAGCCTGCCCGAGGCCGCTTCCCACTTCGGGGCGCACATTCTCGACGCTGCCTCGGCCCGCGCCCGCGACATCAAGGCCGCCACCGGCGGCGCACCCCGCGTGCCCTCCCTGCCCGCCCCGCCTGCGATGTCCGCGCCCACCCTGCCCATCCCCGGCGCACCGGCAGTCAAGACGTCGGCAGCGAGCGCCGGCCTGGAACGGATCCTGCGCGGACCCGATGGCCTGGGCACGGGGAGCCTGCGCATGATCCTGCGGGAGGAGACCCCGACGCCGGCTGCCGCCCCGGCGGAGGGAATCCCGATCCCTGGCCTCTACTACCACCCGATTCCCGAACCCGACCCGGTACGGGTCGAGGAGGTCAGCCGAAGGATCAAGTCCTGGGCATTGGACGAGGTCGCCCTGTATCCCGACGACTGGGAGGAGGAGTTCGACGGCTTCTCCGTGGGCCGCTACATGGTCGGTTGCCATCCTGACGCGCCCACCGTCGATCACCTGATGCTCGCCACACGCCTGATGGTGGCGGAGAACGCGGTGGACGACTGCTACTGCGAGGACCACGGTGGGTCACCCATCGGCCTGGGCGAGCGGCTGCTGCTGGCGCACACCGCCCTTGACCCCCTGCATACGGCGGAGGAGTACCAGCCGGGATGGGCGAAGTCGCTCCACGCGGACGCGCCCCGGCGCGCCTACCGCTCCGCCATGGAGTACTTCGTACGAGCGGCGGGCCCCTCCCAGGCGGACCGGCTCCGGCACGACATGGCCCGGCTGCACCTGGGATACCTCGCCGAAGCGGCCTGGGCCCAGTCGGAGCACGTTCCGGAGGTGTGGGAGTACCTGGCGATGCGTCAGTTCAACAACTTCCGCCCCTGTCCCACCATTACCGACACCGTCGGCGGCTACGAACTCCCGGCGGACCTGCACGCCCAGGCAGCCATGCAGAAAGTCATCGCTCTGGCGGGGAACGCCACGACCATCGTGAACGACTTGTACTCGTACACCAAGGAACTCGACGCTCCGGGCCGGCACCTGAACCTGCCCGTCGTGATTTCCGAGCGTGAGGGACTCACCGACCGGGATGCCTATCTGAAGTCGGTCGATATTCACAACGAGCTCATGCGCGACTTCGAGACCGCGGCCGCAGACCTGGCCGTCGCCTGCCCCGTACTGAGCGTGCAGCGCTTCCTGCGGGGCGTGGCCGCTTGGGTGGACGGCAATCACCACTGGCACCAGTCCAACACCTATCGCTACAGCCTGCCCGACTTCTGGTAA
- a CDS encoding nucleotide triphosphate diphosphatase NUDT15 produces the protein MDRDPAQIPARNSRPPLAQAALGVGVIVQDAQGRILLGRHHSGTWELPGGKVDPTHESIAAAAVRELREETGLEVAERDMSIFSMLHDAVGGINRVTMAALVAVDSGSPQVTEPHLISSWRWTRPEALPTPLFDPSAQILAAWRPDLGIEHPPVHRLAVLPEDTQVNP, from the coding sequence CCCGGCCGCCACTGGCCCAGGCCGCGTTGGGCGTGGGAGTGATCGTGCAGGACGCACAGGGGCGCATCCTGCTCGGCCGGCACCACAGCGGCACCTGGGAACTGCCCGGCGGGAAGGTCGATCCGACGCACGAGTCCATCGCGGCGGCGGCGGTGCGGGAGCTCCGGGAGGAGACGGGGCTGGAGGTCGCCGAGCGCGACATGAGCATCTTCTCGATGCTGCACGACGCGGTCGGCGGCATCAACCGGGTGACGATGGCCGCACTGGTCGCGGTGGATTCGGGCAGTCCGCAGGTGACCGAACCCCATCTCATCAGCAGCTGGCGGTGGACCCGGCCCGAGGCCCTGCCGACGCCGTTGTTCGACCCATCGGCCCAGATCCTCGCGGCCTGGCGCCCCGATCTCGGCATCGAGCACCCGCCCGTGCACCGACTGGCCGTACTGCCCGAGGATACGCAGGTGAACCCCTAA